The Methylopila sp. M107 genome contains the following window.
TCGCATTGGCGGCCGTCTCGGTCGCGGCGGTGATCTCGCCGAGCTGGCGGCCGGCGGCGGGCAGCCGGGTGGTGGTCAGCTCGCAGCGCCGGAGCTGGGAGATCTCGGCGCGCATCGCCGAAATCTCGCCCGCGAAGCGGCGCAGCTCCTCGACGACCTTCAGCGCCTCGGACATCGGGACGCCCTCGGGGCCCTTCGGAATTCCAGTCCGCGGGTGAGCGGCGCTCGCCATCAGCCGGTCACAGCCGCGATCTTGGCCTTCAGCGTGTCGGCGGTGAACGGCTTGACGATGTAGTTCGATACGCCCGCCTTCTTGGCCATGATGACGTTCTCGGCCTTGGACTCGGCCGTCACCATGATGAACGGGGTGCGGCCGAGCGATTCGTCGCCGCGGACCTCGCGCAGCAGCTCGATGCCGGTCATCGGCTCCATGTTCCAGTCGGAGATCACGAGGCCATACTTCTTCTCGCGCATCTTGCCGAGCGCCTCGGACCCGTCGCTCGCCTCGTCGATGTCGGCGAATCCGATCTGCGACAGCAGGTTTCGGATGATCCTCAGCATCGTCTTGTAGTCGTCGACGATCAGCACGGGGGTCGTGCAGTCGAGGGCCATGGCGTTCGCGCTCCGTCCGGAAAACCGACCGCGTCGGCCGATGGACGCGGGTAAAATCGTTTCCGAACCTGCACGACTTCCATTGACGAACCGTTGCCGAGGCCGTTCAAGCGTCCGACAAAAGACGCGTTGCGCCGCAATCGGCCCCGCCGCAGAGTGCGGCGCGAACATCCAGAAAGATCAAGATTTTACGATGACCGCCGCACTTCCGACGTCGGACGACGAGCCGCATCCCCACGGCCCCCAGAAGGCGTTCGAGGATCTCGAAGTCGGCCAGCAGGCCGAAATCGTCCAGGAAGTGACCGCGGACGTGGTGAAGCGATTCGCGGCGCTGACCGGCGACACCAACCCGATTCATCTCGACGAAGCCTATGCGGCAAATACGAGATTCGGCGGCCGCATCGCGCACGGGCTCTACACCGCGAGCCTGATTTCGGCGGTGCTCGGCACCAAGCTGCCGGGGCCGGGGGCGATCTATCTGTCGCAGACGGTCAAGTTCCGCGCGCCAGTGATGATCGGCGACACGGTGACGGCGCAAGTCGAGATCACCGCGCTCGATCCCGCCCGCCAGCGCGCGACCTTCTTCTGCACCTGCACGGTCGGCGAAAAGGTCGTGCTCGACGGCGAGGCGCAGATCATGGTGCCGACGCGCGACGAGATCGAAGCCGAGCTGGCCTGAACCAGGGCCGCCCGCCGACGTCTTGACGGCGGCTTCCGAGGCGGGCCATTTCCAGGCGACCGCCGCGATCGATCGGCCCAGCCGCTTGTCAGATCTTCAGCTTCTCGATCCCGAAATCCTGCCGCCCGGCCTGCGCGACGGCCATGTCGTGGTCGGCAATTTCGACGGCGTGCACCGCGGCCACCAGTCGGTGATCCGGCAGGCGGCGGAGCCGGCGCGGGCGGCGGGGCGGCCCGTGGTCGCGTTGACCTTCGAGCCGCATCCGCGGTCGTTCTTCCAGCCCGACCGTCCGCTGTTCCGCCTCACCGGGCGCGACGAGAAGGCGCGTCAGCTGGCGCGCGCGGGCGTGGACGCGACCGTGGTGCTGACCTTCGACTGCGCGCGGTCGACGCAGGAGGCGGAGGATTTCGTCGCGGACGTCCTGGTCGGCCGGCTCGCGGCCCACACGGTGGTGGTCGGCTGGGATTTCCATTTCGGCCGCGCCCGGAAGGGCTCGCCGGCCTTTCTGGCCGAGGCGGGCCCCCGCCACGGTCTCTATGTCGAGGTCGCGCCGCCCTACGGCGGATCGACGCCAATTTCATCGAGCATGATCCGCGACCATCTCGCCGCCGGCGAGGTGCTGGCCGCGGGGCGGCTGCTCGGCCGCCGCTGGATTCTCGAGGGCGAGGTCGCCCATGGCGACGCGCGCGGCCGCGACCTCGGCTTCCCGACCGCGAACATCCGCCTCCCGCCCGAAACGCGCTTGGCTTTCGGAATCTACGCCGTGCGCGCGCTGGTCGACGGCCGGATCGTCAGTGGGGCCGCGAGCTATGGCCGGCGACCCCAGTTCGACGACGGCGCGCCGCTGTTCGAGACTTACCTCATGGATTTCTCGGGCGACCTTTACGGCAAGCCGCTCAGGATCGAGCTCGTCTCGCGGCTTCGCGGCGAGGAGAAGTTCGTGTCCGTCGAGGCGCTCGTCGCCCAGATGGCGCGCGACGTCGAGAACGCCCGCGCCGCGCTAGCGGCTCCCGAGGATCCGCTCGCGCCGAGCGCGCTGGCCTGAGTTCCGGGCGCGCTCAGCGCCCCGACTGTCTTCCGTCGCCCGCCGGGCGTCGCATTCTCGCGCGACGCTTGCTAGAAGGCGGCCGACAAATTCGTTCCGGAAAGCCCGAAATGCCCTCCGACGCCCCCGCGACCGCTCGCGACTATTCAGAAACCCTGTTCCTGCCGCGCACGGATTTTCCGATGCGCGCCGGCCTGCCGCAGCGCGAGCCGGAATTCCTCGCCCGCTGGAACGAAATCAAGCTCTACGAGAAGCTCCGCGAAGCCGCGAAGGGCCGCAAGAAATACGTCTTGCATGACGGCCCGCCTTACGCCAACGGCCACCTTCACATCGGCCACGCGCTCAACAAGGTCCTGAAGGACGTCGTGGTGCGCACCCGCCAGATGGCGGGCTTCGACTCGAACTACGTGCCCGGCTGGGACTGCCACGGCCTGCCGATCGAGTGGAAAGTGGAAGAGGGCTACCGCGCCAAGGGCCTCAACAAGGACGAGGTCCCGGTCATCGAGTTCCGGAAGGAATGCCGGGACTACGCGGCGCACTGGATCGGCGTGCAGTCGGAAGAATTCCAGCGGCTCGGCGTGACCGGCGACTGGGCCGACCCGTACACGACCATGAAGTTTTCGGCCGAAGCGCAGATCGCCCGCGAGATCATGGATTTCGCACGCAGCGGCCAGCTCTATCGCGGGTCGAAGCCGGTGATGTGGAGCGTGGTCGAGCGCACGGCGCTGGCGGAAGCCGAGATCGAATACGCCGAGTTCTTGAGCGACACGGTGTTCGTGGCTTTTCCGCTTCTTCCCCCTCTCCCCTTGAGGGAGAGGGTCGGGGTGAGGGGTGACGGCGGCGCGGAGTCCGGAGAGGGCGCAGCCGCCACCCCCGCCCCCGACCCCTCCCCTCAAGGGGGAGGGGAGTTGCGCGGCGCCTCCGTCGTCATCTGGACCACCACGCCGTGGACCCTGCCGGGCAACCGCGCGATCGCCTATTCGCCGAAGATCGCCTACGGACTCTATGAAGTCACCGAAGCGCCCGACGATAATTGGGCCAAGGTCGGCCAGCGTTTCCTGCTCGCCGACGCGCTTGCGGCGGGCGTGTTCAAGGCCGCGAAGGTCACGGGCTTCGAGAAGGTCCGCGCCGTCGGCGCCGAGGAACTTGCGGGCCTGAGCGCGAACCACCCCCTCGCCCATCTCGGCTACGATTTCCAGATTCCGCTCCTCGCCGGCGACCACGTCACAGACGACGCCGGCACGGGCTTCGTGCACACGGCGCCGGGCCATGGCCGCGAGGACTTCGAGCTCTGGTCGGACTCGAAGAACGAACTGATCGCGCGCGGGATCAGCCCAAAAATCCCCTACACGGTCGACGCCGAGGGCTTCCTCACCAAGGACGCGCCGGGCTTCACCGGCCGCTCCGTCATCACCGAGAAGGGCGACAAGGGCGACGCCAACCAAGCGGTGATCGAGGCGCTGGTCGAGGTCGGTCGACTGGTCGCGCGCGGAAAGCTGCGACACCAATATCCGCATTCATGGCGTTCCAAGAAGCCGGTGATCTTCCGCAACACGCCGCAGTGGTTCATCCACATGGACCACGACATCGCCGGACCCGCCGACACGCTGCGGAGCCGCGCGCTCGCGGCGATCGAGGCCACCGCGTTCTATCCGCCGCAGGGAAAAAACCGGCTTCGCGGCATGATCGAGAGCCGGCCCGACTGGGTGGTGTCGCGCCAGCGCGCCTGGGGCGTGCCGATCTGCGTGTTCGTGAACAAGAAGACCGGCGAGCTGCTCGCCGACGACGCCGTCGACAACCGCATCGCGGGCGCCTTCGAGACGGAAGGCGCCGACGCCTGGTTCGCCGACAGCGGCGCGCGCTTCCTCGGCAACGATTATTCGCTCGACGAGTACGAGAAGGTCGCCGACATCCTCGACGTCTGGTTTGATTCAGGTTCGACCCACGCCTATGTGCTCGATCGCCGGCCGGACCTCGCGCCGAAGCGCAAGGTCGACGGCGGCGAGGACGAGGTTCTCTACCTCGAAGGCTCCGACCAGCATCGCGGCTGGTTCCACTCCTCGCTGCTCGAAAGCTGCGGCACGCGCGGCCGCGCGCCCTACGACGCGCTGCTGACCCACGGTTTCGTGCTCGACGAGCAGGGGCGCAAGATGTCGAAGTCGCTCGGCAACGTCGTCGCGCCGCAGGACGTCATCAAGCAGTCGGGCGCCGACATTCTGCGGCTTTGGGTTGTGACCTCGGACTATGAGGACGACCTCAGGATCGGTCAGGAGATCCTGAAGACCGCGACCGACGCCTACCGAAAGCTCCGCAACACGCTGCGCTGGATGCTGGGGGCGCTCGCGCATTACGACGGCGAGCCAGTCGCCTTCGACGAGACGCCGGAGCTCGAGCGCTACATCCTGCACCGGCTGGCGGAGGTCGACGCGGAGATCGGCGCGGCCTACGAGGCGTTCGACTTCAAGCGCGGCTTCGCGGCGCTGTTCACCTTCCTGACCAACGACCTCTCGGCGTTCTATTTCGACGTCCGCAAGGACGCGCTCTATTGCGATCCGGCGTCTTCGGTCACGCGGCGGGCGTGCCTCACCGTCGTCGACCGCGTGTTCCGTGCGCTGGTGACGCGGCTCGCGCCTTTGCTCCCATTCACGGCGGAAGAGACCTGGCTGTCGCGCTTCCCCTCGGACGACGGCTCGGTCCATCTCGAACTGTTCGCAGGCTCCGCCGACGACTGGCGCGACGAAGCGCTGGCCGCGAAGTGGGAGAAGATCCGCCGCGTCCGGCGCGTGGTGACGGGCGCGATCGAGATCGAGCGGGCGGCCAAGCGCATCGGCTCGTCGCTCGAGGCCGCGCCGGTCGTGCATATCGCCGACGAAGCCTTGCGCTCGGCGCTCGAAGGCGTCGACCTCGCAGAAGTCGCGATCACCAGCGCGATCTCGGTCGAGGCCGGGGAGGGGCCCGCGGAAGCGTTCCGGTTGCCCGAGGTTGCGGGCGTGTCCGTCGAGGTGAAGCGCGCCGAGGGCAAGAAATGCGCGCGCTCGTGGAAGGTTTCGCCCGAGGTGGGGTCGGACCCGGAGTTCCCGGAAATCACTCCGCGGGACGCGAAGGCGATGCGCGAATGGCTGGCCCTGCGCGGGGAGGCGGCGTGAAAGAGTCAGGCGCCCTATTCCCCTCCCCCTTGCGGGGAGGCGCTAGGGGTGGGGGTGGTTCAGAATTGAGCTCCAAGCGCCGCTCCGCTCGACGCTCGGCCACGAGCACTGTTCTGAACCACCCCCACCCTTACCCTCCCCGCAAGGGGGAGGGAGGCGGCTTCGTGGCGTCTGCTTTCCGAACGATCCCGGCTCTGCGCGGCTGCGCCGTTTCGGCCGGGATGACGTCGTCAGGGCTCGCCGCATGACCCTCGCGCCTCCCGCCCGCACGGCGCTGTGGCTCGCGGCCGCGATCTTCGGCGTCGACCAGGCCATCAAGATCTGGGCGCTGTTCGTGTTCGACCTCGCCGACAAGGGCCGCGTCGCGGTCGGGCCGGTGTTCGACCTCGTGCTGATCTGGAACCGCGGCATCTCCTATGGCCTGTTCCAGCAGGACACCGAACTCGGCCGTTGGGCGCTGGTCGCGATCCATGTCGTGGCGTCGATCGCGATCACGTTCTGGATCGTCCGCGAGCGCGAGCGGTTTACCGCCCTCGGCCTCGCGCTGATCCTCGGCGGCGCGGTCGGCAACGGGCTCGACCGCATCCTCTACGGCGCGGTCGTGGACTATGCTCTCCTGCACTGGGGCGCGGTCACCTGGTACGTGTTCAACCTGGCCGACGCCGCAATCGTTGCGGGCGTCGTGCTCCTTCTGTATGGTGCGCTCCGCGGCGCGACCGGAGCGAGCGAGGCTCAGCCTTAAGGGTCGCCACGCCGCTCTTTGGAGCAGAACGACCATGCGCCACATCAAGGCCTGCATCGCGTCCGCGGCGATCGCCGCCGCCTTCGCGCTTCCGGCGCCGGCTTTCGCCCAGGACATGGGCTCGAACCCCATCACGGATTTCTTCGACGGGCTCGGACTCGGCGCGAAGGAGAAGCCGGACATCGACTATCAGGAGCGCGCGCCGCTGGTGCCGCCCTCGCAGAGCGGCCAGCTGCCGCCGCCGCAGCCGAAGAGCGCGGCCCGCGAAGGCGTGGCCTGGCCGAACGATCCGGACGTCGCCGCCCGCGCCGAGCGCAAGGCGCGCAACAACAAGGTCCCGACCGAGACCTACAGCTACCAGATGGACCGCAGCCCGCGCGTCGATCCGGACGAGCTGAGCTCCCGCCGCACGGCCGGCGCGAGCGTTTCCAGGGGGCCGGCCGACGCGACGCGCGGCGACAACGAGATCACCCGCTCCCAGCGCGGCGAGCTCGACGGCAAGATCATCCGCGGCGGCGAGGCGCCCGCGCCGGGCTCCCGCGCGCGGCTGACCGATCCTCCGGGCGGCTACATGGTCGGCAACGGCGTGACGGCCCAGGCCGAGCCCGAGAAGAAGCCGTGGTACAAGCGGATGCTCGGCCAGAACTGACGGACCCGGTCCGTTCGGCGGTCTTTCATGCGCCGCCGTCGGTGCCTATGTTGAGCCTGCGCTCAATGCGCGGCGCACGATCTCGAAGCCGCCGCACTTGCGGCGGCTTTTTTGTTTCCGGAAGGACCGCAGACCATATGGCGAAGTCGACATGGCGATGACGGAGCCCGCGGGCGACACGGGCCTGAAGGCCGGCGCACCGGATGGAGCCGGCCGGGCGTTCGGGCCGGACGTCTCGACCTTCACGCTCGATAACGGCCTGGAAGTCGTCGTCATTCCGGACCGGAGGGCGCCGGTCGTGACCCATATGATCTGGTACAAGGTCGGTTCGGCCGACGAGCATCGCGGCGTCTCGGGCGTCGCGCATTTCCTCGAGCACCTGATGTTCAAGGGCACCGAGAAGCACCCCGCCGGCGCGTTCAGTCATGCGGTCGCGGAGCTTGGCGGCCAGGAGAACGCGTTCACCTCCTACGACTACACCTCCTACTTCCAGCGCGTCGCGCGCGAGCACCTCAAGACCGTGATGGCCTATGAGGCCGACCGCATGACGGGCCTGCGGCTCACCGACGAGGTCGTGAATCCCGAGCGCGACGTCATTCTCGAAGAGCGCCGCTCCCGGGTCGACGGCGACCCGAGCGCCCAGCTCGGCGAGGCGCTGGCCGCGACGCTTTACGTGAACCACCCCTACGGCCAGCCGATCATCGGCTGGGAGCACGAGATCGAGAAGCTCGACCGGCACGACGCGATCGCGTTCTACGAGCGCTTCTACACGCCGAACAACGCGATCCTCGTGGTCGCCGGCGACGTGTCGCCCGAAGAGGTGCGCGCGGCGGCCGAGGACACCTACGGGCTGATCGCCCGCCGGGCCGATCCCGGCCCCCGCGCCCGGGCGACCGAGCCGGAGCCGCGCGCCGCCCGCCGCGTCGCGCTCGCCGATCCGCGCGTGACGCAGCCGTCCGTCCAGCGCAGCTATCTGTCGCCGTCCTACGAGACCGCGAAGGGCGACCGCGCCTATGCGCTCGACCTGCTGGCGCAGCTGCTCGGAGGCGGCACGACCAGCCGGCTCTACAAGGCGCTCGTGGTCGAGAAGGGCCTCGCGGCCAATGCGGGCGCCTGGTACCAGGGCGACGCGCTCGACGACGGGCGGTTCGCGGTCTACGCGGTGCCGCGCGGCGACGCGACGCTCGCCGAGCTCGAGGTCGCCATCGACCAGGAGATCGCGCGCGTCGCAGCCGAGGGGCCGAGCACGGCCGAGCTCGAACGCGCCAAGACGCGGCTCGTCGCCGACACGATCTACGCGCAGGACAGCCAGGCGACGCTCGCGCGCATCTATGGCGCCTCGCTCGCGACCGGCGGCACCGTGGAGGAGGTCCGCGACTGGCCGGACCGGATCCGCGCGGTGACGCCGCAAGCCGTCCGCGACGCCGCCCGCGAGACGCTGGACCGGCGCCGCTCGGTCACGGGCGAACTGGTCTACGCGCCCGCGACGGACGCGCCGCCGCTGGCCGGGGCCGCGATCTGAGCCTCCGGCGTTTCGCCGGACCGAAACCAACCGAGGACAGCTTCGTGACACCGCCATTGGCTGCAGGCGTGGACGCCGCGACGGGCGCTTCGGCGCATACGACCGACATCCAGCGCGTGCTGACGCCCGCCGGCGCCGAGGCGTGGCTCGTCGAGGAGCGCACCGTCCCGGTCATCGCGGTCGAGATCGCGTTCCGTGGCGGTTCGGCGCAAGATCCGGCCGACAAGCCCGGCCTGGTCAACCTGATGACGACGCTGCTCGACGAGGGCGCCGGCGACATGGACGCCGACGCCTTCCAGGAGACGCTCGAGGAGAAGGCGATCGAGCTGTCGTTCGGCTCGAACCGGGACGGCGTCACGGCGAGCCTGCGCACGCTTCCCGAAAATCTCGACGAGGCGTTCCGGCTGCTTGGCGCGGCGCTCTCCACGCCCCGGTTCGACCAAGCCGCGGTCGACCGCATGCGCGGCCAGCTTTCCGCGCAGATCCGCCGCAACGCGCTGGACCCCGACGATCTCGCGGGCCGCACCCTGTTCGCCGAGGCGTTCCCGGACCACCCCTATGGCCGTCCGCCGCGCGGCACGGTCGAAAGCCTGGGCGCGATCGGCCGCGACGACGTCGTGGCGACGCACAGGAAGCTCGTCGCCCGCGACAATGTCGTGATCGGCGCGGTGGGCGCGATCTCGAAAGACCAGTTGGCCGGGCTCGTCGACCGCCTGCTCGCGGGGCTGCCGGAGAAGGCCGAGCTCGTTCCGGTCGCGACCGTCGCGCCCGCGGGCGTCGGGCGGACCGAGATCGTCTCGCTCGACGTTCCGCAAAGCTCGGTGGTGTTCGGCCGGGCGGGGCCATTGCGCGACGCCGACGACTTCATCCCCGCTTATGTGGCGAACCACATTCTCGGCGGCGGCACCTTCTCGTCGCGCCTGTTCAACGAGGTTCGCGAAAAGCGCGGGCTCGCCTATTCGGTCTACAGCTACCTGTCGCCCTACGATCATTCCGGCCTGATCCTCGGCGGCGTCGCGACCCGCAACGACCGCGCCGGCCAGTCGATCGACCTGATCCAGGCGGAGATCCGCCGCATGGCGACGGACGGCCCGACCGAGACCGAGCTCGAAAGCGCGCGAAAATTCTTGATTGGCTCCTATGCGCTCCGGTTCGACACCTCGACCAAGATCGCGAACCAGCTCGTGCAGCTGCAGCTCGACCATCTCGGCATCGACTACATCGCGAGGCGCAACGCGCTCGTCGCCGCCGTGACGATCGACGAGGTGAGGGCGGCTGCGAAGACGCTGTTCGGCGACGGCGATCTGCTGGTGGTCGCGGTCGGCAAGCCGACCGGGCTGACGGGCGCGACCGTGCGTCCCGCGCCGGGCTCCGCCGAGATGCACAGCTCCGCCGAGATCGTCGGCGCGGCCTGAGCCAGCCGCCTCACCGGCAGACGTCGATCAGGCCCATGTCGAGGTGGAAATGGTCGCGATGGGCCTCGTTCCAGTCGGGCGAGAGCACGCCGGCGAACAGCCCGCAGGCGCCGTCGCGGATCTCGCGCAGGAAGCGCCCCTCGGCCGGCTTGTCCCAGTCGGCCGCGACCGAAACCGACTTGCCGTTCCTGAGGTCGAACCCGGCCACGTCGATCGCGTTGGCCGAGGCGTGCTGCGAGCGGACGCCCGGCCGGCCCGAAATGTCGCGGCAGCTGAAGGCGCCGAGCGTCCTCACCGTCGCGACCGGCGTGCCGAGCCTTCGAATCGCGGCCGGCTGCACGACCTGGCGCACCCATGTGGCGTAGGCGGCGGCGAGCGCGCAGCGCATGCGCGGCGTCGCGGCGAATTCGCCGCCGAGGATGACGGCGTCCTCATAGCCGCACCCGTCCCGCACCAGCCGCGGCGGCGCGAAGCTCGCCGGCATGTCGGAACGGACGAAAGCGCTCATGCAGGCCTCGGGCTGAGCCGAAAGCGCGCGCAGGCGCCATTGCGTGAGGACGCCCGGCTTTTCGCGCAGGTCGAGCGGCATGTAGCGGTCGAGGTCGGAGAACACGATCGCGCCGGCGACGCCGCCGACCAAGCCTATGCCGAGCAGCGCGACGCCGACGAGGCGCCAGACGATCGGCCGGCGCAGGCGCGCGGCCCGCGGCGGGCCGTCTCCGCCGGGCGGCCTGTCTGCCCGCGAGGTCTCGCTCTCAGAAATCGCTCGCGATCCCCTTGGCCTCCCAGTCGCCGTAGCGCACCGGATCCGGCCCCTTGCGGCCGTCGATCTCGCGGGTTCTGGCGAGCTCCGCCTCGATGCGCGCCTGATCGGCGCGACGGGCTTCGGCTTCCGCGAGCGCCCTGGCGGCGGCTTCGGTCAGGACTTTGGCGGTTTCGGGCATGATCGGCCCCCGATTGATGCGATGGTGAACGCCGCACGGTGGCGGCGCGGCGGAGCGGACTACATATATGGAGCGCGCCGACTTCGGCGCGAAGGCGACCTGTCCAGGGAGTGAACGGCCGCGATGAACTATTTCCGCACCGCAGTGCTGCTCGCGGGCCTGACCGCGCTCTTCATGGGCGTCGGATTCCTGATCGGCGGACGCGGCGGCATGATGATCGCCTTCGTGGTCGCCGCAGGCATGAACCTGTTCAGCTACTGGAACTCGGGCCGCATGGTGCTCTCCATGCACGGCGCCGAGGAGGTCGACGAACGCTCGGCCCCGGAGTTCTACGGGATGATCCGGGACCTCGCGGCGCGCGCCCAGCTGCCGATGCCCAAGGTCTACATCATGCACGAGGACCAGCCGAACGCCTTCGCGACTGGCCGGAACCCCGCAAACGCCGCCGTCGCCGCGACCACGGGCCTCCTGAACTCGCTGTCCAAGGAAGAGGTCGCGGGCGTGATGGCCCATGAGCTTGCGCATGTGAAGAACCACGACACGCTGATCATGACGGTGACCGCGACGATCGCGGGCGCCATCTCGATGCTGGCGAATTTTGGCGGACTGTTCTCCTCCGGCAACCGCGAGAACGGCGGTTCGCCCTTCGGCATGGTCGGCTCGATCGCCATGATGATCCTGGCGCCGATCGCGGCCATGATCGTGCAGATGGCGATCAGCCGGACGCGCGAATACGCCGCCGACCGGCTGGGCGCGGAGATCGTCGGCCGGCCCGAATGGCTCGCGACCGCACTCCAGAACATCGAGCGGCGGGCGCACCAGACGGAGAACTATTCGGCCGAAGCGAACCCCGCGACGGCGCACATGTTCATCATCAACCCGCTGTCCGGCATGGGCATGGACAACCTGTTCTCAACTCATCCGGCGACCGAGAACCGGGTCGCGGCGCTGATGGCGCTGTCGCGCGAGATGGGCGGCGGCGGGCAGGCCTGGCGTCCAGCCACGGGCGCTGCGCCCCAGCGCGGCCCGGCCGGCGGCGATGCGCGCAATCCAGACCCCTGGGGCGGCGAGCGCGACGGCGGATCCAGACAAAGCGGGCCGTGGGGTTGAGCCGACCCCCCGCCCGCAGCCCTTCCGGGCGCCCGAGGCACAATCCGAACGCGGCGCGGCAGCAGCCGGAGGCGCCGGGGCTGGCTGCGCGTCGCGTCGCGATCCGCCTCGTCGACGGCGTGCTGTCGCGCACGCGCGCGCTGGACGCGGCGCTCGAGGCCGAGCACGACCCGTCAGGCTTCCGCGCGCTCGATCCGCGCGACCGGGCGCTCGCGCGCGCCATCGCCGGCGCGACGCTGCGGCGGTTCGGGGCGCTCAAAGGGCTGATCGGGGCGCGGCTCGACAAGGGGCTGCCGAAGAAGGCCGGCGCGCTCGAGGCGATCCTTGCGACCGGCGCGGCGCAGCTGCTCTATCTCGACGTGCCGGCCCACGCGGCCGTCGACCTCGCGGTTCAGTCGACGCGCGCCGACCCGGACGCCCGCCGTTACGCCGCGCTCGTCAACGCGGTGCTGCGCGGCGTTGCGAAGGAGGGCGCTCCGGAGCCCCGGTCCGGCGTCGACCTTCCCGGCTGGCTGTATGCGCGCTGGGAGAAGGCCTACGGGGCGGACACCGCCGCCCGCATCGCCGACAGCCTGCATCACGAGGCGGCGCTCGACCTCACCGTGAAGTCCGACGCCGCCGGCTGGGCGGAGCGGCTCGGCGGCGCGACGTTGCCGACGGGCGGCGTGCGGATCGCCTCCGGCGGCCTCGTGCCGGAGCTGCCTGGCTTTTCCGACGGCGCATGGTGGGTGCAGGACGCCGCCGCCGCGATCCCCGCGCGGCTGTTCGGCGACCTCAAGGACAAGCGCGCGATCGACCTTTGCGCCGCGCCCGGGGGCAAGACCGCGCAGCTCGCGGCCGCAGGCGCGGACGTGACGGCCGTCGACAAGTCGGCCGAGCGGCTGACCCGGCTCAACCAGAACCTGTCGCGCCTGAAGCTCTCCGCCGCGGCCCGTGTCGGCGACGCCGCCACCGCCCTGTTCGAGCCCGCCGACGCCGTCCTGCTCGACGCGCCCTGCAGCGCGACCGGCACGCTGCGCCGCCATCCGGACGTCGCGTGGATGCGCCGCGAGAGCGATATTGCGAGCCTTGCGCGCCTCCAGGCCCAGCTGCTCGACGCCGCAGTCCGGGCGGTGAAGCCCGGCGGCCTGCTGGTCTACGGCGTCTGCTCGCTCGAACCGGAGGAGGGCGAGCGCCAGATCGCGGGTTTGCTCGCGCGCAATCCGCAGGTGCGTGTTGAGAAGGTCGCGCCGTCCGAGCTGCCGGGCCTCGAAGACGCAATCGACGAGGAGGGCTGCGTCCGGACGATGCCGTTCCACCTCGCCAATGACGATCCGAAGCTCGGCGGGCTCGACGGGTTCTTCGCCGCGAGGCTGCGCGTCGGCTGAACGGACAGCGCGCGAATCGCGACACGGCGACGCAACTGTGCGATGATTCACGTCTCGCGTCGGGGGACGCGGCCCGCATCTCGAGGAGATTGGATCGGTTGGGGGCGTTCGGCGAAAATCTTCGCCTCGCCGCGCGCGTCGTCGCGCATGGCGCACGGACGAGCGGGCGGCGGCTCCTCGCCTCCGCCGCGGTGCGCCCGCCGGGCCGCGGCCCGGAAAAACTGCTGATCGCCCCGCAGGACCTGAGAACCAGCGACCCGACGATCGCGGCCGACATCTATGCGGGCCGCTACGCCTTCGCGGGCCGCACGGTCTCGACCGGCGGCGCGTCGCCGTTTCTCGCCGCAGCGCCATCCCAGGACTGGGCCGCCGAGCTTCACGGCTTTGGCTGGCTGCGCCATCTCGAGGCCGCCGGCACGACGCTCGCGCAGGCCAATGCCCGTGCGCTGGTCGAGGAGTGGATTTCGCTGCGCGGCGGGCCGGACCCTGTCGCCCGCCAGCCGGAGGTCGCGGCGCGGCGGCTGATGTCCTGGCTCAGCCACTCGCCGCTCGTGCTGACGGCGGCCGACCGCCAGTTCCACCGGCGGTTCCTG
Protein-coding sequences here:
- a CDS encoding pitrilysin family protein, with product MTEPAGDTGLKAGAPDGAGRAFGPDVSTFTLDNGLEVVVIPDRRAPVVTHMIWYKVGSADEHRGVSGVAHFLEHLMFKGTEKHPAGAFSHAVAELGGQENAFTSYDYTSYFQRVAREHLKTVMAYEADRMTGLRLTDEVVNPERDVILEERRSRVDGDPSAQLGEALAATLYVNHPYGQPIIGWEHEIEKLDRHDAIAFYERFYTPNNAILVVAGDVSPEEVRAAAEDTYGLIARRADPGPRARATEPEPRAARRVALADPRVTQPSVQRSYLSPSYETAKGDRAYALDLLAQLLGGGTTSRLYKALVVEKGLAANAGAWYQGDALDDGRFAVYAVPRGDATLAELEVAIDQEIARVAAEGPSTAELERAKTRLVADTIYAQDSQATLARIYGASLATGGTVEEVRDWPDRIRAVTPQAVRDAARETLDRRRSVTGELVYAPATDAPPLAGAAI
- a CDS encoding pitrilysin family protein, with amino-acid sequence MTPPLAAGVDAATGASAHTTDIQRVLTPAGAEAWLVEERTVPVIAVEIAFRGGSAQDPADKPGLVNLMTTLLDEGAGDMDADAFQETLEEKAIELSFGSNRDGVTASLRTLPENLDEAFRLLGAALSTPRFDQAAVDRMRGQLSAQIRRNALDPDDLAGRTLFAEAFPDHPYGRPPRGTVESLGAIGRDDVVATHRKLVARDNVVIGAVGAISKDQLAGLVDRLLAGLPEKAELVPVATVAPAGVGRTEIVSLDVPQSSVVFGRAGPLRDADDFIPAYVANHILGGGTFSSRLFNEVREKRGLAYSVYSYLSPYDHSGLILGGVATRNDRAGQSIDLIQAEIRRMATDGPTETELESARKFLIGSYALRFDTSTKIANQLVQLQLDHLGIDYIARRNALVAAVTIDEVRAAAKTLFGDGDLLVVAVGKPTGLTGATVRPAPGSAEMHSSAEIVGAA
- the htpX gene encoding zinc metalloprotease HtpX, whose protein sequence is MNYFRTAVLLAGLTALFMGVGFLIGGRGGMMIAFVVAAGMNLFSYWNSGRMVLSMHGAEEVDERSAPEFYGMIRDLAARAQLPMPKVYIMHEDQPNAFATGRNPANAAVAATTGLLNSLSKEEVAGVMAHELAHVKNHDTLIMTVTATIAGAISMLANFGGLFSSGNRENGGSPFGMVGSIAMMILAPIAAMIVQMAISRTREYAADRLGAEIVGRPEWLATALQNIERRAHQTENYSAEANPATAHMFIINPLSGMGMDNLFSTHPATENRVAALMALSREMGGGGQAWRPATGAAPQRGPAGGDARNPDPWGGERDGGSRQSGPWG
- a CDS encoding succinate dehydrogenase assembly factor 4, with translation MPETAKVLTEAAARALAEAEARRADQARIEAELARTREIDGRKGPDPVRYGDWEAKGIASDF
- a CDS encoding transcription antitermination factor NusB, giving the protein MAARRVAIRLVDGVLSRTRALDAALEAEHDPSGFRALDPRDRALARAIAGATLRRFGALKGLIGARLDKGLPKKAGALEAILATGAAQLLYLDVPAHAAVDLAVQSTRADPDARRYAALVNAVLRGVAKEGAPEPRSGVDLPGWLYARWEKAYGADTAARIADSLHHEAALDLTVKSDAAGWAERLGGATLPTGGVRIASGGLVPELPGFSDGAWWVQDAAAAIPARLFGDLKDKRAIDLCAAPGGKTAQLAAAGADVTAVDKSAERLTRLNQNLSRLKLSAAARVGDAATALFEPADAVLLDAPCSATGTLRRHPDVAWMRRESDIASLARLQAQLLDAAVRAVKPGGLLVYGVCSLEPEEGERQIAGLLARNPQVRVEKVAPSELPGLEDAIDEEGCVRTMPFHLANDDPKLGGLDGFFAARLRVG
- a CDS encoding extensin family protein; this encodes MVGGVAGAIVFSDLDRYMPLDLREKPGVLTQWRLRALSAQPEACMSAFVRSDMPASFAPPRLVRDGCGYEDAVILGGEFAATPRMRCALAAAYATWVRQVVQPAAIRRLGTPVATVRTLGAFSCRDISGRPGVRSQHASANAIDVAGFDLRNGKSVSVAADWDKPAEGRFLREIRDGACGLFAGVLSPDWNEAHRDHFHLDMGLIDVCR